The genomic region CATGCGTAGTGGTGAGTTTAGCCGGGGTGGCTTATAATTTCACCCTGGCCGTTCTGCTCGCTTCCATCACGCATTGGAGCTTCCAACAACTAGGGATCAACGCTTTAAGCATCAATGAATTGAATCTTTATCAGCTCGCTTTAGTAACCTTTCTCATTCAAGGCATTCTTTATAATCTTGTCTTAGGCGTTTTCAATAGCCTCCCTATCCCGCCCTTAGACGGATCCAAAGCGTTAGGCTTTTTGGTGTTGTATTTTAAAAGTGCGTTTTTATTGGAATGGTTTTCTAAAATGGAACGCTATGGCATGTTGGTAGTGTTTGTCTTTTTGTTTATCCCCCCTTTATCGGAGTTTTTTATCCATGCGCCCACAAGATTTTTATTTTCCTTACTCCTTTCTTAATCTTTTATCAAGGAGGGCTGATGAATAAGCCTTTGAATATTGCTCAAGTTTTTATAGGAAGCGATCATGCAGGGTTGCATCTTGCAGAATTTGTTAAACATTTTTTAGAAGACAAGGATTTTAAGATCCAAGCTTTTTTACCCACTATGAGGGTGGATTACCCTGATTACGCCAAATTAGTGTGCCAAAAGGTCTTAGAAAATCCGCAAAGCTATGGCATTTTAGTGTGCGCCACAGGGATAGGCATGAGCATGGGCGCTAATCGCTTTAAGGGTATTAGAGCCGCTTTGTGCCTTGATGCTTACATGGCCAAAATGACTCGCTTGCACAATAACGCTAATGTCTTGTGCTTGGGTGAAAAGATTAGCGGTATTGGCGTAACAGAAAGCATTTTGGAAGCGTTTTTCTCTACAGAATTTGAACAAGGCCGTCATGCGTTGCGCATCCAAAAGCTAGATGAATCGCTGAAATCATCAACCTAATGTAGTATAATTGCATCGTTTCGCTAAAAGGATATTTTAATAGAATGTTTACCCAATGGTTTATCATCACTATCGCTATTGTTTTTATCCTTTATATGGGTGTGCGCACTTTCTTTTTTAAAACCGTGGCTAAACGGCAAGAACGCACCAACGCATCCATGAAGCTCACCTTACAAGAAGCTGAAATTTTGATCCAAAAACACCAGTTGCAACTCCAAAGGGCTTTAGGCAATATTGACATTCTTACCCAAGAAATGAGCTCGTTAAAAACAGAATTAAAAGCCCTTAAACAGCGCAACTCTGAATACAAAGGCGAATCGGATAAATATAAAAATCGTATTAAAGAATTGGAGCAAAAAATAGAAGCTCTCCTTTAAAAACGCTATAATAAATCAAAATTCTACAACCAATCCGTTATATTAAAGGAAATCAAAATGAATGAAACGCTCAAAGAAGAACTTTTACAAAGCATCAGAGAAGTGAAAGATTACCCTAAAAAAGGGATTTTATTCAAAGACATTACCACGCTACTCAACTACCCTAAACTCTTTAACAAACTCATTGACGCGCTCAAAAAACGCTATCTCGCTCTCAATATAGACTTTATCGTGGGCATTGAAGCTAGGGGGTTTATTTTAGGCTCTGCTCTCGCTTATGCGCTTGGGGTGGGTTTTGTGCCTGTGAGGAAAAAGGGCAAACTCCCCGCACACACCCTGTCTCAAAGCTACAGCCTAGAGTATGGGAGCGATAGCATAGAAATCCACTCTGACGCTTTTAGGGGAATTAAGGGGGTAAGAGTGGTGTTGATTGATGATTTATTAGCCACTGGAGGCACAGCTTTAGCGAGCCTTGAACTTATCAAAGCCCTACAAGCCGAATGCATAGAAGCATGCTTTTTGATAGGGTTAAAAGAATTACCGGGTATCCAACTTTTAGAAGAGCGAGTGAAAACCTTTTGTTTGTTAGAGTGCTAGAATAAGGGTGAATTTTGGAAGAATACATCATTGACTTATGGAATCAGCATGCAGCGACTTGGGGGTATCTCATTTTATTCGGGTGGAGCATTTTAGAAGGCGAAATCGGGTTAATTTTAGCAGGGATTGCCAGCTATACCGGTCATATGCATTTAGGGTTAGCCATTTTAGTCGCAGGGATTGGGGGTTTTGTGGGGGATCAGATCTATTTTTACATCGGGCGCACCAATAAAGCTTACATCCAAAAAAAGCTAGAAAAACAACGCCGAAAACTAGCCCTAGCCCATTTATTGTTGCAAAAACACGGCTGGTTTATCATTTTTATCCAACGCTACATGTATGGCATGCGCACCATCATTCCCATTAGCATAGGCCTCACGCGCTATAGCGCTTTAAAATTCGCTATCATCAATCTCATTAGCGCAATGGTGTGGGCGAGCATTACTATTATTCTAGCGTGGTATTTAGGAGAAGAATTATTGCATGCGTTAGGGTGGCTTAAAAAACACCCTTATGCGCTAATATTACTATTAGTATCTTTCTTGGCGTTAGTGCTGTGGTATTTCCAATACTATAGTAAGAAAAACCGCTAGAGTGCAATACAATTCTTGAAAGATATGAAATTAAAAAAGGAGACTTTATGTTAAAAATCAAATTAGAAAAAACCACTTTTGAAAACGCAAAAGCTGAATGCAGTTTAGTTTTTATTGTCAATAAGGATTTTGATCACGCTTGGGTCAAAAATAAAGAATTGCTAGAAACCTTTAAATACGAAGGCGAAGGCGTATTTTTAGACCAAGAAAATAAAATCCTGTATGTGGGCGTTAAAGAAGACGATGTGCATTTATTGAGAGAGAGCGCGTGTTTAGCCGTTCGCACCCTTAAAAAACTCGCTTTTAAAAGCGTTAAAGTGGGCGTTTATACTTGCGGGACGCATTCTAAAGATAACGCACTTTTAGAAAACCTGAAAGCGTTGTTCTTGGGCTTAAAATTAGGCTTGTATGAATACGACACTTTTAAATCCAACAAAAAAGAAAGCGTTTTAAAAGAAGCCATTGTCGCTTTAGAATTGCACAAACCTTGCGAAAAAACTTGCACGAATTCTTTAGAAAAGAGCGCGAAAGAAGCTTTAAAATACGCTGAAATCATGACAGAAAGCTTGAATATCGTTAAAGATTTAGTCAATACCCCCCTATGATTGGCACTCCGGTTTATATGGCTGAAGTGGCGCAAAAAGTGGCTAAAGAAAACCATTTAGAAATCCATGTTCATGATGAAAAATTTTTAGAAGAAAAGAAAATGAACGCCTTTTTAGCGGTCAATAAAGCCTCTCTTGCTATCAATCCTCCCCGCTTGATCCATTTAGTCTATAAGCCCAAAAAAGCGAAGAAAAAAATCGCTTTAGTGGGTAAGGGCTTGACTTATGATTGTGGGGGTTTGAGCTTGAAACCGGCCGATTACATGGTTACCATGAAAGCGGATAAAGGCGGTGGCTCTGCGGTGATCGGGCTTTTAAATGCATTAGCCAAACTAGGCGTGGAAGCTGAAGTGCATGGCATTATTGGGGCTACAGAAAACATGATAGGCCCGGCCGCCTATAAACCAGATGATATTTTAATCTCTAAAGAAGGCAAGAGCATAGAGGTCCGTAATACTGACGCTGAAGGGCGTTTGGTTTTAGCGGATTGTTTGAGCTACGCTCAAGACTTGAACCCTGATGTGATCGTGGATTTTGCAACCCTTACTGGGGCATGCGTTGTAGGCTTAGGCGAATTCACTTCAGCGATCATGGGGCATAATGAAGAGTTAAAAAACCTCTTTGAAACTTCAGGGTTAGAATCCGGCGAATTATTAGCCAAACTCCCCTTTAACCGCCATTTAAAGAAATTGATTGAATCTAAAATCGCTGATGTGTGCAATATTTCTTCTTCACGCTATGGCGGTGCGATCACAGCGGGCTTGTTTTTAAATGAATTTATTAGAGATGAATTTAAAGACAAATGGCTGCACATTGACATTGCAGGTCCTGCTTATGTGGAAAAAGAATGGGATGTGAATAGCTTTGGAGCGAGTGGGGCTGGCGTGAGAGCTTGCACAGCTTTTGTGGAAGAGCTTTTGAAAAAGGCTTGAAATGGGCTTGTCTGTAGGCATTGTGGGTTTGCCTAATGTGGGCAAATCCAGCACCTTTAACGCGCTCACTAAAACCCAAAACGCCCAAAGTGCGAATTACCCTTTTTGCACCATTGAACCCAATAAAGCCATTGTGAATGTGCCTGATAGGCGGCTTGATGCGTTGGCTCAAATCGTAAAGCCTGAACGCATTTTGCATTCTGTGGTGGAATTTGTGGATATTGCCGGATTGATTAAGGGAGCGAGCAAAGGGGAGGGTTTAGGCAATCAGTTTTTAGCCAATATCAAGGAATGCGAAGTGATCTTGCAAGTGGTGCGCTGTTTTGAAGATGACAATATCACGCATGTGAACGACAAGATTGATCCTTTGAATGATATAGAGACCATTGAATTGGAGTTGATTTTAGCGGATATTGCCACTTTAGACAAAAGGATCGAACGCTTGCAAAAAGCCCTAAAAAGCTCAAAAGACGCTAAAAATCTTTTAGAATGCGCTTTGAGTTTAAAAACGCATTTAGAAGAATTAAAGCCGGCGAAAACTTTTGCCTTGAATACAAGCGAGGCTTTTTTAGAATTGGACAAGGAATTGCGTTTTTTATCCCATAAAAAAATGATCTATGTTGCTAATGTGGGCGAAGAAGATTTAAACGCTCTCAATGAGCATGCCAAAAAAGTCAAAAACCATGCGAAAGCCCAAAATAGCGAGTTTGTCGTCTTGTGCGCTAAATTGGAAGAAGAAATGGTTTCTATGAGTGGAGATGAAGTCAAAGAATTTTTGCAAAGTTTAGGCGTAGAAGAAAGCGGGCTAGAAAAGACCATTCGTTTGAGTTTTAAGGAATTAGGCTTGATCAATTATTTTACCGCTGGAGTCAAGGAAGTGCGATCATGGACGATTAAAAAAGGCTCTAGTGCGCCTATGGCTGCTGGGGTGATCCATAAGGATTTTGAAAAAGGCTTCATCAGAGCTGAAACCATCAGTTACGATGATTTTATCGCTTATAAGGGCGAAGCCGGAGCGAAAGAAAAGGGAGCGTTACGCATTGAAGGTAAGGATTATATCGTTCAAGATGGCGATGTGTTGCATTTTCGCTTCAATGTCTAGTCTGTCTTATTGCTAGTTTCTCATAAGAATTGACACCCAACAAGAAACTTTTTAAAAAAATCTATATAGAGTTAAGCGATATTTGCGGGTTGCAATGCAGTTTTTGCCCTAACCCTAAAAATGTCAGAGGCGTGATGCCTTTAGAATTATTTGAAAAAGTTTGCAAAGAAGCGGCCCCCTTAACCCCAATCATCACCTTTCATGTTTTAGGCGATCCTTGCAAGCTCAAAAATTTAAACCACTATTTAAGCACCGCTAAACGCTTTTCTTTAAAAGTGGATTTGGTTACTAGCGGGGTGTATTTGCGCGATTTTGAGACGCTATTACAAGATGCAATCTATCAAATTTCTATTTCTTTAGACGCAGGGCTAGACAATCATAACAAAATCAACCAGCACCGCTATATCCAAAAAATTTTAGAATTTTGCCGCTATAAATTTGAAAAAAATAGCGAAGTGTTTTTGAATTTACGCATTCAAGATGGCACCCTTGAAAAACACCAGAATTTGATCAAGCCTTTTTTAGAA from Helicobacter pylori harbors:
- a CDS encoding site-2 protease family protein, whose translation is MQFFDSSLESFITTLMKILALLIAIIGHEIMHGLSAFLFGDRSAKDANRLSLNPIRHLDMMGSVLLPALLLIFQAPFLFGWAKPVPVDMRYIVSQKGSLACVVVSLAGVAYNFTLAVLLASITHWSFQQLGINALSINELNLYQLALVTFLIQGILYNLVLGVFNSLPIPPLDGSKALGFLVLYFKSAFLLEWFSKMERYGMLVVFVFLFIPPLSEFFIHAPTRFLFSLLLS
- the rpiB gene encoding ribose 5-phosphate isomerase B, whose translation is MNKPLNIAQVFIGSDHAGLHLAEFVKHFLEDKDFKIQAFLPTMRVDYPDYAKLVCQKVLENPQSYGILVCATGIGMSMGANRFKGIRAALCLDAYMAKMTRLHNNANVLCLGEKISGIGVTESILEAFFSTEFEQGRHALRIQKLDESLKSST
- the apt gene encoding adenine phosphoribosyltransferase encodes the protein MNETLKEELLQSIREVKDYPKKGILFKDITTLLNYPKLFNKLIDALKKRYLALNIDFIVGIEARGFILGSALAYALGVGFVPVRKKGKLPAHTLSQSYSLEYGSDSIEIHSDAFRGIKGVRVVLIDDLLATGGTALASLELIKALQAECIEACFLIGLKELPGIQLLEERVKTFCLLEC
- a CDS encoding DedA family protein, which produces MEEYIIDLWNQHAATWGYLILFGWSILEGEIGLILAGIASYTGHMHLGLAILVAGIGGFVGDQIYFYIGRTNKAYIQKKLEKQRRKLALAHLLLQKHGWFIIFIQRYMYGMRTIIPISIGLTRYSALKFAIINLISAMVWASITIILAWYLGEELLHALGWLKKHPYALILLLVSFLALVLWYFQYYSKKNR
- the ychF gene encoding redox-regulated ATPase YchF, whose translation is MGLSVGIVGLPNVGKSSTFNALTKTQNAQSANYPFCTIEPNKAIVNVPDRRLDALAQIVKPERILHSVVEFVDIAGLIKGASKGEGLGNQFLANIKECEVILQVVRCFEDDNITHVNDKIDPLNDIETIELELILADIATLDKRIERLQKALKSSKDAKNLLECALSLKTHLEELKPAKTFALNTSEAFLELDKELRFLSHKKMIYVANVGEEDLNALNEHAKKVKNHAKAQNSEFVVLCAKLEEEMVSMSGDEVKEFLQSLGVEESGLEKTIRLSFKELGLINYFTAGVKEVRSWTIKKGSSAPMAAGVIHKDFEKGFIRAETISYDDFIAYKGEAGAKEKGALRIEGKDYIVQDGDVLHFRFNV
- a CDS encoding radical SAM/SPASM domain-containing protein, with product MPLELFEKVCKEAAPLTPIITFHVLGDPCKLKNLNHYLSTAKRFSLKVDLVTSGVYLRDFETLLQDAIYQISISLDAGLDNHNKINQHRYIQKILEFCRYKFEKNSEVFLNLRIQDGTLEKHQNLIKPFLESFECVSLEALKSQGRARLFKKSFLNIQKTFKWPDLNAPNPLNQESKIPYCYGLIKQIAILSNGVVVPCCMDTQAHINLGDLNHTPLKNILNSQKAIAIKTHFLKGEALELLCKNCSYPLIRYKK